In a genomic window of Aphanothece sacrum FPU1:
- the hisC gene encoding histidinol-phosphate transaminase, translating to MLPIRECVRQTPGYVPGEQPQTTDYIKLNTNENPYSPPQEIFEGLQQELEKVRLYPDPVSTKLRKAAAQVFGVSPENILAGNGSDDILNIALRTFVNPGETVAFLDLTYSLYDTIARVHGSSIIEISLNHNLELDQPLICSEAKLIFLASPNPPVGKHLNREYLEKTCEEATGVVLIDEAYVDFSEDNHLDFIHKYDNVIISRTMSKSYSLAGMRVGFAIASPAIIEQMDKVRDSYNLDRLAQFLGAKAFEFQDYYQQIWQQVCQTRNRLITSLRNLEFLVFDSDSNFVLASPQWMTALDLYTKLKERKVLVRHFKHPLINNYVRITIGTNTQIDRLLEEIGNLKNDK from the coding sequence ATGTTACCTATTCGAGAATGTGTTCGTCAAACCCCAGGTTATGTACCTGGAGAACAACCGCAAACAACTGATTATATTAAACTTAATACGAATGAAAACCCCTATTCTCCCCCTCAAGAAATTTTCGAGGGACTACAACAAGAATTAGAAAAAGTTAGATTATATCCCGATCCTGTTTCTACCAAATTACGAAAAGCTGCGGCTCAAGTTTTTGGTGTTTCTCCTGAGAATATTCTAGCCGGAAACGGCTCTGATGATATTTTAAATATTGCTTTACGAACATTTGTTAATCCTGGAGAAACCGTTGCATTTTTAGACTTAACTTATTCTTTGTATGATACGATTGCTAGGGTACATGGGTCATCCATTATTGAAATTTCTCTTAATCATAATCTTGAATTAGATCAACCTCTTATTTGTTCAGAAGCAAAGCTTATTTTTCTTGCTTCTCCTAACCCTCCTGTGGGTAAACACCTTAACAGAGAGTATTTAGAAAAAACTTGTGAAGAAGCAACAGGAGTCGTTTTAATTGATGAAGCTTATGTAGATTTTTCTGAGGATAATCACTTAGATTTTATTCATAAATATGACAATGTAATTATTTCTCGTACCATGTCTAAAAGTTATAGTCTGGCCGGAATGCGAGTCGGATTTGCCATTGCTTCTCCTGCTATTATTGAACAAATGGATAAAGTAAGAGATTCTTATAATTTAGATCGTCTGGCTCAATTTTTAGGGGCTAAAGCGTTTGAATTTCAAGACTATTATCAGCAAATTTGGCAACAAGTTTGTCAAACTCGTAACCGTCTCATTACTTCTCTGAGAAACCTAGAGTTTTTAGTATTTGACTCTGACTCTAATTTTGTCCTTGCTTCTCCTCAATGGATGACAGCTTTAGACCTTTATACTAAATTAAAAGAACGAAAAGTATTAGTGAGACACTTTAAACATCCTCTCATTAATAATTATGTAAGAATCACGATTGGTACAAATACACAAATTGATCGTCTTTTAGAAGAAATTGGGAACCTAAAAAATGACAAATGA
- the hisB gene encoding imidazoleglycerol-phosphate dehydratase HisB: protein MQTQNTHLPSSPLIIPSFAPRIASVSRTTQETDVQVTLNLDGQGNCDAATGIPFLDHMLHQIASHGLIDLEIKSTGDIHIDDHHTNEDVGITLGQALAKALGERKGIVRFGHFIAPLDEALVQVSLDFSGRPHLSYGLQIPTQRVGNYDTQLVREFFVAVVNHSQMTLHIRQLDGVNSHHIIEATFKAFARSMRMALEIDPRRTNSIPSSKGVLMA from the coding sequence ATGCAAACTCAAAATACTCATCTCCCTTCTTCTCCTCTTATTATACCATCTTTTGCTCCTAGAATCGCCTCCGTTAGCCGCACAACTCAGGAAACAGATGTTCAAGTAACCTTGAATTTAGATGGTCAAGGAAACTGTGATGCAGCGACAGGAATTCCCTTTCTTGATCATATGTTACATCAAATTGCTTCTCATGGATTAATTGACTTAGAAATTAAGTCTACAGGAGACATTCATATTGATGATCATCATACTAATGAAGATGTAGGAATAACTTTAGGTCAAGCATTAGCAAAAGCTTTAGGTGAGCGCAAAGGAATTGTTCGTTTTGGTCATTTTATCGCCCCATTAGATGAAGCTTTAGTTCAAGTTTCTTTGGATTTTTCGGGACGACCTCATTTAAGTTATGGTCTACAAATTCCTACCCAAAGAGTTGGAAATTATGATACACAATTAGTGAGAGAATTTTTTGTTGCAGTTGTTAATCATAGTCAAATGACTTTACATATTCGTCAATTAGATGGAGTTAATTCTCATCATATCATTGAAGCAACTTTTAAAGCTTTTGCTAGATCGATGAGAATGGCTTTAGAAATTGATCCTCGTCGCACTAATTCTATTCCTAGTTCTAAAGGGGTTTTAATGGCCTAA